GCTTACTAACTGATTCAATCTGAAAGATTAAAATGATTGAGATATTAGTTGTATCCGGAACAAATAATCTGTTTCACTTGTGTTTTATTCATTCCTTTTAAGGGAGCAGAACGTTCCTCAACGACCAATGTCCCGTTGGTTTAAAACCAAGGAGTCGTTCCTTTAAAAGGAAATAGCTCAAATAACGTTCTTTTTCTGTATAATCCGATAATATATATGCAAAAATATATTGAAATTCTGTATGTTATTACGCGTTTTTATGCATAATTTCTGCTGTTTGATGAAATATGTATGGGGCTATTCTTTGTGTAATCTTAAATATAGAACATTTTTTTAAGATTCTTTCTCTGTTTGTTAAAGTGAACAAACCCGTCCTCTCATCTGTTAGAAAGTCTCAATTTTAGATTTAACCTAACCAGCATGAAAAAAAATAAGATACTTTTTGTACTATGGGCTTTGTGTTTTTTCGTCATTCGGACAAATGCACAGACACCGCTAAGTTTCGAAGAATCGTTGCACCTGCTTAATCAGGGAAATCAGAGTTTGAAGATAGCTGATAAAGGGATAGAGATTGCCAAGGCAGAACGTGACAAGCTCAATGCTTTTTGGTATCCTACCTTGCAGTCTACAGGTGCATTTGTGCATATGTCCGAGAAGATAGAAGTGAAGCAGCCACTGTCTCAGTTTACTGATCCGGCAAAAGACTTTGTACATTCCATTATTCCGGATGACCAGATAATCTCAGCTATTCTGGATAAAATAGGAGCCAATACTCTTGTCTTTCCACTAACTCCGAGAAACTTGACGACTGTTGATCTGTCAGCAGAATGGGTGCTCTTTTCCGGAGGAAAAAGATTTCGTGCAACAAATATTGGTCGGACAATGGTGGATCTGGCGCGAGAGAATCGTGCACAGACTGCTGCAAGCCAGCAAAACCTGTTGGCAGAAAGTTATTATGGTCTGCGACTGGCGCAACAGGTCGTAGCGGTACGTGAAGAAACTTATAAAGGTCTGCAAAAGCATTATGAAAATGCTTTGAAACTGGAAGCTGCCGGAATGATAGACAAAGCAGGACGACTGTTTGCCCAAGTGAATATGGATGAAGCAAAACGGGCATTGGAAGCTGCACGAAAGGAAGAAACAGTGGTGCAAAGTGCCTTGAAAGTTTTGTTGAATAAAAAAGATACGGATGAGAATATCGTTCCTACTTCTCCCCTTTTCATGAATGATTCGTTACCACCCAAAATGCTTTTTGATATGTCGGTCAATAGTGGAAACTATATGCTTAATCAACTGCAGCTGCAAGAACATATCGCCAAGCAGGAAGTACGGATTGCCCAAAGCGGATACTTGCCGAATATAGCCCTTTTTGGAAAACAGACCCTCTATTCGCATGGCATTCAAAGCAATTTACTGCCGCGTACCATGGTGGGAATCGGTTTTACATGGAATCTCTTTGACGGACTGGATCGGGAAAAGAAGATCCGGCAATCAAAGCTAACCCAGCAAACGTTGGCTTTAGGGAAGATGAAAGCACGCGATGATCTTGCTGTCGGAGTGGATAAACTCTATACACAATTGGAGAAAGCTCAGGATAACGTAAAAGCGCTGAATGCGACCATCGAACTGAGTGAAGAACTGGTACGTATCCGAAAGAAATCCTTTACTGAAGGGATGGCAACTTCTACCGAAGTGATTGATGCTGAAACTATGCTTGCCAACGTAA
This sequence is a window from Bacteroides thetaiotaomicron VPI-5482. Protein-coding genes within it:
- a CDS encoding TolC family protein, which codes for MKKNKILFVLWALCFFVIRTNAQTPLSFEESLHLLNQGNQSLKIADKGIEIAKAERDKLNAFWYPTLQSTGAFVHMSEKIEVKQPLSQFTDPAKDFVHSIIPDDQIISAILDKIGANTLVFPLTPRNLTTVDLSAEWVLFSGGKRFRATNIGRTMVDLARENRAQTAASQQNLLAESYYGLRLAQQVVAVREETYKGLQKHYENALKLEAAGMIDKAGRLFAQVNMDEAKRALEAARKEETVVQSALKVLLNKKDTDENIVPTSPLFMNDSLPPKMLFDMSVNSGNYMLNQLQLQEHIAKQEVRIAQSGYLPNIALFGKQTLYSHGIQSNLLPRTMVGIGFTWNLFDGLDREKKIRQSKLTQQTLALGKMKARDDLAVGVDKLYTQLEKAQDNVKALNATIELSEELVRIRKKSFTEGMATSTEVIDAETMLANVKVARLAAYYEYDVALMNLLSLCGTPEQFVNYQPKP